A segment of the Butyrivibrio fibrisolvens genome:
AGATCTTCCGGAAGTTCTACGCTTACACAGTTCTTTTCTACGCGAACGCTTCCGCCGCTTTTTAAATCAACCCCTTTCAGTAGATCTCCTGTCATCCTGAGATTTTCAAGATAACGAACTGCTGCTCTTGCATTAGCTCCTTTCTCACCATCTGCATTCTTGAGTCTGTCGAGCTCTTCGAGTACGACCAGTGGAAGGACGAGGTTATTGTCCTCGAAGCATTCCAACGCGTACGGAGCCTGAATCAGGACATTTGTGTCGATTACATAAGTCTTCTTCATACGTGCAGATTCCTCCAATCTCCCTATTCTCAGAAGAAAAACGCCCCCTTGAAAAGCGCAAAAGGCATGACGCAGGAGAACCCTGCATCATGCCTTTGACTGAAATTGCATTCTATTAGATAGATCTGCAAATGTTTTCTTCTTCACCATATTTTTATTATAAACAATACTTTTATGTGTGACAAGCCGTTAATTTGTATTTGGAATATTTTTTTACACTATATATGGTGGTTTTTGGAATGCATTCCAATTTACACCACAAGTTAATAATATTCCAAAATTCACCAGTTCTTTGCTTGTTACATAATTAAAATACTTTTAGAGGATAATTTGAAAAAATCTTTTCATATAAAAACTTCGTACATATAAAAAATCATCTATATCCGAACTATCTACAAATGATCTTTATATGTACGAAGTTTATTTTTAGTATATATATGTACTTAGAGGAATTGAGGTTTCATACTTGTTGCCTACTTCATAATAGTAGGTACCATCAGCAATTTTCTCAACTTCATTTGTTTCAGCGCTGTAGTAATAAAGGGCTTTATCTTTAGTATAAACAGCGCCTTTGCCTGTGATCATTATGTTTTCAACCATCGTCTCAACTCTTGAAAGATATTTGTCGTTATCTCTTATATAGATGTCATATATGCTTGAGCTGGTATCATAATCAAGCAAATTTACTAAAAAGAAATATGCATTATCATCCATGACGGGGGTTGTTTTCACGTAAACAGATGTTTGGGAAGGAACGCTATGCATCATCAGCTTATAAGTACCGTCGCCTGATATATACAGGTTTCTTGTCTTTTCACCCGCAGCATAGAATAAATAATTGGTTGAATATGATCCGGATACACATGCGTTGTAAGCGACCATCTGGATGTTAGAAATTTCTTTCCCATATGCTACATCGCATAGATATACGCAGCTTACACTGTCTTCATTTAATGCCTGGATCAGGATCTTGCCTTCGTCTATTGCAACTTGTGCGTTTAGTACCTTGGTAAAAGGAGATTCAAATACTTCAGATGTGCCTGTTGTGTAATATTGGGTATCATTCTTCTTTTCATCATCAGGTTCATAATAATTAAAGAAAGTTACATATTCAGTAGTTGTTCTAGCAAGATCAATTTCGCCAAGTTCTGTTATCGTACCATTATCATATGAAAAAAGATCATACGTATAATCATCCTCGTAGTGCTCACCTTTTTTGGTATATGTAATATGTGTTATGTCATCTGTGAAATAGGTTTCATCAATATTATTTACATCTTCGTCTATTTTGGTGGTTTTAATTCCATCATCAGTTATCTCGGACATACACATATCAAGACTATTTGTTTTATTATTAATATTTTTGGTATATACAAGCTTATTGTATTTTCCTACCGGAATTGATGCATCATCATCGATAATACTAAGCTTTTGGGTAGCTGAATCGTAATGGTACACATCGTATCCGGAACCAATATACATACTGGTTGAACTTTTTTTCTTACCTTCTTTGAGGGTTAAAAGAATATGAGAGCTTCCATAGTTATAGATGCAGTTTACGTCTGATATGCCATCTATATCCATAAGATATTCGTTGCCGTAATCTGAATAGAAGTACAACTCTTCGTCAACATTCTGATACAGGACTCCATTATCTCTTCCGGATGGAACATAATATTCGCTGACATCTTTGGCTATCAGTGTGGATCTTTTTCTGGTCTCATCTGCATCACTTGTTATGTCTTCTGTCTTTACGCTATATAATGAACCGCAAACCTCGGTCTTTTTTTCTTCCATATCTGCTATGTAGAATATGGTCGATGTATCCGGGCTGAAAGTCGATAGATATATGAAAGAACACTCATCTACAAGTTCTTCGTCTTCTGTACCAAGCACATATGGATCTGAATCATCCGTGATATCAGGATCAACATATATTACGCCATCAGTGCAATAGGTGATTCCATTTAAGTACTTATATTCGATTGAAGGCTTTTCTTCTTCATTGTGGGAGCTGTAAATTCTGTATCCGATAAAAGAGGCTAATATAACAAATGAAAGAACCAGAGCAAGAATAACTTTTTTAGCCTTGCCTTTGGTCTTCTTGATCTGTACAGGCTGGCCGCAATTCGGACAGAATTTGATGTTATCAGGTATTTCTCTTTGGCAGTTAGTGCAGTTCATGTGAGTCTCCATGCTGCTAGTTACGTATGCAGCTTATGACGATAAAATTTAGCACGCCATGGCATTTTTTAAAAATACGTCGCAGGCGCTTTGTATTTCATTTAATTTGTCTCTTGAAGCTTTAACGGTATATTCATAATTGCCTGATGATAACTGGACTTCTAAATTATTGATATTATATCCTACGATCAGGCTTTTGTTGATAAGTGCATCTCTTCTACACCTGTATAACATTGTAGCAAAAATCTCTTCGATTTCGGAAATACTTAAACTGGAAAAATACTCTCCTCTGGTTGTCAGGATTTTTTGAAGGCGTTTTCCGGATGACTTATCAGTTTCAATGCTTATTATTTCTTCACCGCTTATAAGAGTAATATTATTTCTATCCAGCTTTGACTGAATGCTTTTTCGATGATCTTTAAGTTCGTCCGGCTGATAGCTGTCCAGATACTCTTTTATGTTGTTCATCGCAATTTCTATATCGATTATTACTTTAAGCGCAGTTTTTGAATCTATATCTATTGTGACCAGAAGTTCTGGGAAAAGACCTGGTCTGAAAAATAAATTATGATCAATTTTGGAATATGCAAATAAAAGCATAGGGAGATGAGGAAAGTCCTTCTTTATATTCTTGTATATTTCAAGCTCCTTCTCATCTTCCAAATAAAAGCAGCAATAATCAACTCTGGTAGTTGGTTCGTTAAGGCTCTTGTAGATTCCTAACATATTATTACATACTTCAAGTTCATATGTTGAATTATACCTAAAACTGACATATGGTAAAGCAATTTTTTTCAGGAATTTTTGCAGATCATGATCGCGAGTATAAAGCAGAATCTTATTTTTCCCCATAATTACCCCTAAAACTTATTAATAATTTAATTAAGATTCAATATGTTTAGTACTGCCTGATAATTTGTGAAAAATTTTGGAAAACCTAAGATGTACTAGAAATGAAAATTACGACAGATAAAACTAAAATGTTCGGGAGGGGATTCGAACCCCCGACCTTCCGCTTAGGAGGCGGACGCTCTATCCAGCTGAGCTACCCAAACGTAGGAGTGCCTCTTTATTACAAAAGGCACTTTTACAATTTAACATAATAAATGAAATTTTTCAATCTATTATTTATTAAATACATTAGAAGTTCAGGATGAACTCCGCTTTTTTATTTCCCAAAGTTAATATGACCCTGAAGCCAGATATTTCCTTTAAATCTTCTGCCTACCGCAGGCTCTCCCAAAAGGTCTTTGCGGTTAATTGCTATGTCATATTCTACATCAGAACATGTGACACTTAAGATATACACAGGTTCTTTGGTGTAGGTATTGATGGTAAGTCTATAATCTGTTATCTCACCCATGATCGAATACTGGTCGCATTCAACGCCGTAGGGCATGAAATAGTTATCTACAAGTGTGTATACATCTTCTTTAAGGATCTTATCAGAGATGGTAGTGTAGATATTCATGTCATCAAGGGTTAGAGATTCAATAGCATTCTCATCCCCGTTTCTTGCAGAGTTTACAAGTTTTGTTCTTGCCTGACGCTTCTTTTTGAGAAGCCTCTTTTGATTCGGGGTTTTAGCTATAGGGAACATTATTGTTCCCTGAACAGAAAGAGCCGACAAAGTAACAGATGTACCGGTTATCTTCTTCTGGCCGTTCTCTGTGATCCTGAGATATTCCATCATATTCTGAAGATAGAATATCATTGTGATACCAACTCTTGGATCGTCGCAGACTCCGGCATAAGAATCTGTGGCAGCATGTTGCTCTACAGTTATGTCTTCAGATGATGATGTCACACCACCATTTATATATGGATAATAGTATTCGTATATAAAATGGTTGTCGCTCTTAAATTGGCCGTATACTACCACTCCCAGTCCAGGTGCGAACTCTTTTGTGAACTGTGCGAATATCTCATCATCTTCATTTTTATAATAATCTCGCTCGTCAGCATGCTGAACGCAATATTCCAAAAGCTTCTCGAGCGCACCACGGCCTTGCAATCCTGCAAGACCGACAGCTCTCATGTATTTGTGCATTATGATTTAATCTTTCGTAGGAATAAGAACTTCTTTTCCGCCCATATAAGGTCTTAAAGCTACAGGGATCTTAACTGATCCGTCAGCCTGAAGGTTATTTTCAAGGAATGCGATGAGCATTCTAGGCGGAGCAACAACAGTGTTATTAAGTGTATGAGCAAAATAGTTACCATCTTTGCTCTTGATTCTGATCTTAAGACGTCTTGCCTGTGCATCACCGAGGTTAGAGCAGCTTCCAACTTCGAAGTACTTCTTCTGACGAGGTGACCATGCTTCAACGTCACAGCTCTTAACCTTAAGGTCAGCAAGATCGCCTGAGCAGCACTCAAGTGTTCTTACAGGAATATCAAGTGAACGGAAAAGATCTACAGTGTTCTGCCAGAGCTTGTTGTACCAGTTCCATGCATCATCAGGTTTGCAGACAACGATCATCTCCTGCTTTTCGAACTGGTGAATTCTGTAAACACCTCTCTCTTCAATTCCGTGAGCACCTTTTTCCTTACGGAAGCAAGGTGAATAAGATGTAAGAGTGTATGGCATCTCATCTTCAGGAAGAAGCTGATCGATGAACTTACCGATCATTGAGTGCTCAGATGTTCCAATAAGGTACAGATCTTCGCCTTCGATCTTGTACATCATGGCATCCATTTCAGGGAAGCTCATAACGCCTGATACTACATTACCGTGGATCATATAAGGTGGGATTACGTATGTGAATCCTCTGTCGATCATGAAATCTCTTGCATATGCAAGTACTGCAGAATGAAGTCTTGCGATATCACCCATGAGATAATAGAAGCCATTACCTGCTACTCTTCTTGCAGCATCAAGGTCGATTCCGTTGAATCTTTCCATGATATCTGTGTGATATGGAACTTCAAAATCAGGAACTACAGGCTCGCCGAACTTTTCGATTTCAACGTTGCAGGAATCATCTTTTCCAATCGGTACTGAAGGATCGATGATGTTAGGAATCTGATACATGATATTAAGAATCTCATCATCAACTTCCTTCTGCTTCTCTTCGAGCTGTGAAAGTCTTTCTGCATTCTTGGTAACTTCAGCTTTTACTTTTTCAGCTTCTTCTTTCTTGCCTTCTTTCATAAGAACGCCAATCTGCTTGGAGATTGTGTTTCTGCTTGCTCTAAGATCATCGGACTCCTGCTTGATCTGGCGGCTTTCTTTATCAAGCTCGATAACTTTGTCTACAAGTTCAAGCTTCTGGTCCTGAAATTTCTTCTTGATGTTTTCTTTTACAACATCTGGATTTTCTCTTAAAAATTTGATATCGATCATGACTATCTCCGTTTCGTTATATAATTATTTCTAAATCCTTTTCCTTATCTAATGTGCAGTAAATATGCTTTATAAAAGAAGTTTTATCTGCTCATTACTGCATTTTCAAGAGCTTTTCTTTCTTCTGTTCCAAGCTCTATATCTGATCTTCCATTCTTGATCACTTTAGTATAGGAATAGCAACCTTCGTTGCCGTGTACTGAATTTATTATATATCCATTATCTTCTTCGTCAAGAAGGGCAAGGGCATAAGAAAGCTGACCACCCATCTGATTAAGAGCATCGTACTTTACGATTCCTATTTTCTGAAAGCAGTGTCTCATTCTTCTGTTGATATCAATGATATCATTCTTGTTCTTGTCTGATGCTGCTTTCATGTACTGGTTATCTTCAAAAAGCTCGATGATCTGATCTTCAAGACTTTCTGCATCTCTTCCTGACATGAATTTTTTGAGTCTCTTCTTCATAAGAGAAAGTTCTTTGCCCTGCTTTATAGTGCAGATCAAAAGAATAAGTACTAATAAGAGAAGTACTGCAATTGCTATTACATATATACCGGGATCAAGATTTGAAAGTCCCACATAATTTAATATATTACTGTTCATCTGCTATTCCTTCTTAATTATTTAGTTTTTATGTTCTGTATTAGTATAGGTATAATATTTTTTGATGAGCGAATTCTAAATATATTTACAGAAGTAACATACGTGTTATCTTCTCAAGGTCATCATTATTATAAAATTCTATCTCAATCTTACCGCCACCTTCGTTTCCTTTTGGTGTAATAGCAACCTTTGTACCAGTCTTTTCTTTACATCTCTTTTCGAGATCCCTGTATATATTTTCAAGGTTCTTGTCTATAACTACAGGTTGCTTTGGTGCAGGCTTTTCTTTGCCTATATCTTTAACGAGTTTTTCAGCCTGACGTACGCTGAGCTTTTCATCAAAAATCTTCTCTGCAAGCTCGATCTGAAGTTTCTTATCTTCTACTGAGATAAGGGCTCTTGCGTGTCCGCTTGTAAGCTTTCCGTCGATGATCATCTGCTGAACTTCATCGGTAAGCTTTAATAATCTCATTGAATTTGTGATAGCAACACGTGACTTTGATACTCTTTCAGCCACTTCATCCTGCTTAAGATTAAACTCTGTAATGAGTCTATGGAAAGCCTTAGCTTCTTCAATAGGATTAAGATTTTCTCTCTGAATATTTTCAATAAGCTGAA
Coding sequences within it:
- a CDS encoding zinc ribbon domain-containing protein, encoding MNCTNCQREIPDNIKFCPNCGQPVQIKKTKGKAKKVILALVLSFVILASFIGYRIYSSHNEEEKPSIEYKYLNGITYCTDGVIYVDPDITDDSDPYVLGTEDEELVDECSFIYLSTFSPDTSTIFYIADMEEKKTEVCGSLYSVKTEDITSDADETRKRSTLIAKDVSEYYVPSGRDNGVLYQNVDEELYFYSDYGNEYLMDIDGISDVNCIYNYGSSHILLTLKEGKKKSSTSMYIGSGYDVYHYDSATQKLSIIDDDASIPVGKYNKLVYTKNINNKTNSLDMCMSEITDDGIKTTKIDEDVNNIDETYFTDDITHITYTKKGEHYEDDYTYDLFSYDNGTITELGEIDLARTTTEYVTFFNYYEPDDEKKNDTQYYTTGTSEVFESPFTKVLNAQVAIDEGKILIQALNEDSVSCVYLCDVAYGKEISNIQMVAYNACVSGSYSTNYLFYAAGEKTRNLYISGDGTYKLMMHSVPSQTSVYVKTTPVMDDNAYFFLVNLLDYDTSSSIYDIYIRDNDKYLSRVETMVENIMITGKGAVYTKDKALYYYSAETNEVEKIADGTYYYEVGNKYETSIPLSTYIY
- a CDS encoding DUF3881 family protein: MHKYMRAVGLAGLQGRGALEKLLEYCVQHADERDYYKNEDDEIFAQFTKEFAPGLGVVVYGQFKSDNHFIYEYYYPYINGGVTSSSEDITVEQHAATDSYAGVCDDPRVGITMIFYLQNMMEYLRITENGQKKITGTSVTLSALSVQGTIMFPIAKTPNQKRLLKKKRQARTKLVNSARNGDENAIESLTLDDMNIYTTISDKILKEDVYTLVDNYFMPYGVECDQYSIMGEITDYRLTINTYTKEPVYILSVTCSDVEYDIAINRKDLLGEPAVGRRFKGNIWLQGHINFGK
- the serS gene encoding serine--tRNA ligase, yielding MIDIKFLRENPDVVKENIKKKFQDQKLELVDKVIELDKESRQIKQESDDLRASRNTISKQIGVLMKEGKKEEAEKVKAEVTKNAERLSQLEEKQKEVDDEILNIMYQIPNIIDPSVPIGKDDSCNVEIEKFGEPVVPDFEVPYHTDIMERFNGIDLDAARRVAGNGFYYLMGDIARLHSAVLAYARDFMIDRGFTYVIPPYMIHGNVVSGVMSFPEMDAMMYKIEGEDLYLIGTSEHSMIGKFIDQLLPEDEMPYTLTSYSPCFRKEKGAHGIEERGVYRIHQFEKQEMIVVCKPDDAWNWYNKLWQNTVDLFRSLDIPVRTLECCSGDLADLKVKSCDVEAWSPRQKKYFEVGSCSNLGDAQARRLKIRIKSKDGNYFAHTLNNTVVAPPRMLIAFLENNLQADGSVKIPVALRPYMGGKEVLIPTKD
- a CDS encoding LytTR family transcriptional regulator DNA-binding domain-containing protein yields the protein MEDEKELEIYKNIKKDFPHLPMLLFAYSKIDHNLFFRPGLFPELLVTIDIDSKTALKVIIDIEIAMNNIKEYLDSYQPDELKDHRKSIQSKLDRNNITLISGEEIISIETDKSSGKRLQKILTTRGEYFSSLSISEIEEIFATMLYRCRRDALINKSLIVGYNINNLEVQLSSGNYEYTVKASRDKLNEIQSACDVFLKNAMAC
- a CDS encoding DUF4446 family protein, giving the protein MNSNILNYVGLSNLDPGIYVIAIAVLLLLVLILLICTIKQGKELSLMKKRLKKFMSGRDAESLEDQIIELFEDNQYMKAASDKNKNDIIDINRRMRHCFQKIGIVKYDALNQMGGQLSYALALLDEEDNGYIINSVHGNEGCYSYTKVIKNGRSDIELGTEERKALENAVMSR
- a CDS encoding ParB/RepB/Spo0J family partition protein, with translation MAVKTKRGLGRGLDSLIPAGESKKEETKAAPIIKEERTVTDLAKQVIKITKVEPNHEQPRKQFDEDALAELAESIKQVGILEPLLVRSRDDHFEIIAGERRWRAARAAGVKEVPVVIRNDLTDQQIVEIQLIENIQRENLNPIEEAKAFHRLITEFNLKQDEVAERVSKSRVAITNSMRLLKLTDEVQQMIIDGKLTSGHARALISVEDKKLQIELAEKIFDEKLSVRQAEKLVKDIGKEKPAPKQPVVIDKNLENIYRDLEKRCKEKTGTKVAITPKGNEGGGKIEIEFYNNDDLEKITRMLLL